The bacterium sequence ATGTTGACCAATTTAGTCATGATTACTATCATAGTAACGGTAGACGTACATAGTAACGGTAGACGCAGTATTTGCCGTACGAGATATGAAAATCACCACGAGAGGTTTTTATGCGGTAGAGGTTATGCGGGCATTAGCTTCGTGGGATAAGAGCTTGCCTATGTCCATTGCGGACATCGAGGAGAAAACGGGGATACCACGAGATTATATCGCAAGACTTCTTCTTCGTCTGAAACATGCGGATCTTGCCGAGAGCTTTCGGGGAAACGCGGGAGGATATCGCATCGCAAAAAAACCAAAAGATATATCTCTTGTTGATGTCTTTACTGCCGTAGGGGAGGATATCGCCCCATGGCCCGCAACCCCCCGGTCCTACAAGAGACGTCCGCTCATTTGTCCCATACATCCCGTTTGGCAAAGACTGTATACTACGAATAAGTCGTTTCTCGAGAAGACGTCTCTTACCGATTTCTTGTAATTTTATTCTTGCCCAAAAGATACGCTATTGCCGATATTCTTTCCAAGGCCCTCTCCCAATCCAATCATGACTAAATTGGTCAAGATTAAAAAATTGATAAGCTCGTACTCGAGAGCGATACGTAGGATATATTTTTAAATCCCATCTTTAACGCTTCAATCATGACTAAATTAGTCAACATTAAAAATTTGCATGTTACGGTGAAAGAGGGCGCAGTGCATAAAACCGTGCTTGAGGGGGTTTCTTTGCAGGTGGGAAGGGGAGAAATCCATGCGCTCATGGGGCCGAACGGTTCTGGGAAAAGCTCGCTGGCGTACGCAGTGATGGGGCATCCATTGTATCGCGTCACAAAAGGTAGCATCACGTTCCAAGGAAAGAATCTACTTGTGCTTAAACCCGAACAACGTGCGCGGCTTGGCATATTCCTGTCATTCCAGGAACCGCCGGAGGTTGGAGGAGTGGCGCTAGGCACATTCCTGCGCACTATTGCCAAAAAACAGCCGCATCTGCCGAATATTGATCCGCTCAAAGATGCTCCGGGCAGAAGACTTCAAATGAAAGAGGCGGCACTTGCAATGCAACGCGTGAAGGCTATCGCTCCGGCACTCGGTCTGCAAGAAGGTTTTTTTGATCGGGCGCTCAATGAAGGATTCTCCGGCGGTGAGAAGAAAAAAAGCGAGATTTTGCAGATGCTCGCGTTAAAGCCCAAGCTTGCCATTATTGACGAGATAGACTCGGGGCTCGACTTCGATTCGCTTAAAACAATAACTGCTTCATTAAAAAAAGCCGTCAAAGACGGCATGGGACTGGTTCTGATAAGCCACTACACGCGGATTTTTAAGACACTCAAACCCAAATTCGTGCACGTATTGAAAGGAGGAAAAATAGCCATTGAAGGAGGTTCGTCAATGCTTAAAAAATTAGATTCCAACGGATACGGCAATTTAGGAACTTAAAACTTGTTATGCAGACAAAGGTTAAAACCGAGGAATACCGATACGGATTCCACGATACGGAAAAAACGCTCTATCAAACAGCTCCCGGGCTTTCGCGCCGCGTGGTTGAAGAGATATCGCATATTAAAAATGAACCTGCGTGGATGCGGGAATTCCGTTTGCGCGCGTATGATGTTTTTCTGGCAAAGCAAATGCCGCAGTGGGGAGGAGAGCTTTCAAACATCGATTTTAACAATATCGTTTATTACGCAAAGACCGCCGACAAACAATCAAGAAGCTGGGAAGATGTGCCGCCGCAGATAAAAAATACCTTTGAGCGCCTCGGTGTACCGGAGGCAGAGCGGAGGCTTTTTGCGGGAGTCGGCGCGCAGTACGATTCGGATGTCATTTATCACAACGTACGGGAGGATCTAGAAAAACAGGGGGTCATTTTCGCGGATACGGATACGGCGGTGCAAAAATACCCGGACCTCGTGAAAAAATATTTCGGCTCGATTATTCCTGTCGGAGATAACAAATTCGCCGCACTGAACTCTGCATGTTGGTCCGGCGGAAGTTTTATTTATGTGCCCAAGGGCGTGAAAGTGGAGATGCCTCTGCAAGCATATTTTCGCATCAACTCCAAAAATTTTGGCCAGTTCGAGCGGACGCTCATTATTGCCGACGAAGGAAGCGACCTCCATTACATTGAAGGGTGTACTGCGCCCGTGTATTCCACCGATTCATTGCATGCGGCCGTGGTTGAGATCATTGCACATAAGAACGCGCATGTGCGTTATACGACAATACAGAACTGGTCTTCGAACGTCTACAATCTTGTCACCAAGCGCGCCCGGGCCGAAGAAGGCGCGTTCGTGGAATGGATCGACGGAAATCTCGGGTCAAAACTGACCATGAAATATCCAAGCGTATTCATGTTCGGGAGGGGAGCGCGAGCCGATATACTTTCCATGGCGCTTGCGGGACCCGGACAGCACCAGGATGCGGGAGCTAAAGTGGTACACCTTGCGCCAGATACCACTTCAAGTATTATTTCAAAATCGGTTTCATTCGGCGGAGGACGAACAACGTATCGCGGGCTTGCAAAGGTTGTTAAGGGCGCGGAGCGGAGCCGTATTTCGGTTCGTTGCGACGCGCTCATTCTTGACCCGGAATCGCGCTCGGACACTTATCCCACAATGGCTATTGAGGAAGAGAATGTACGGGTTGAACATGAAGCAACCGTATCTCGGATTGGTGAGAAGGAATTATTTTATTTAAATGCGCGCGGACTTACGCAAATAGAGGCGACAAGCATGATAGTCGCGGGATTTTTTGAGCCACTTGCGAAAGTTTTGCCGATCGATTATGCGATTGAGTTGAATAGGTTGATTGAGATGGAAATGGAAGGAAGCGTGGGGTAGGTTTTATTGTTTGTTGTTCGTCCTTGCTGCGCATTTGCAATTTTTCTCCACCAAGGGAGGCGCACGTTTCAACCCTCCCAAAGTTAAAGTATTGATCCCTCCCTTGAGTTCCGAAAAATCACAAATACGCAGCAAAACTCGCGAGCAACAAAACCTAATGGGTGGGAAATGATGTGTAAAGAAAATCGGCCGCCGGGGGCGGCCGATGTGAGGGCTTGCTTCCTCATTGGAAGCTTGTGCTCGAGAGCGACGTCTGGGCTTGTGCCAAGACGACCTGCAGGAACTGAAAGAACTTAAGGAGAGTAGTTTCGAAGCCGGAGAACACGTCCGACATCAAGACTTTCAGCAAGATGATGAGGATGACAAGCCCTATTGCAGAGAATAGCTTCATAAGAAGTATCCTGCGGAGAGAGGCTTGGTGCGGCGTTGACCAAGCGCCGCCTGGTCGACTCATCATCGGCCACTTCCCTCCCGGTAAAAACCCATAAAAGGTTCTGGCCTGGAGAGACGTGGAGGAGTGAAGGAACTTTCAGAGCATTCTATTATACAACTAATAGTGCAAATATGTCAATATCTAAAAAAAATCTATTTAGCATCGAGAGGATATCTACGGAAGATGGTTTGACGCTTGAGGGCATTGTTGCCAAATCAAAAAACCGCCGGAAAAAAATGGCGGTATTGTTCGTGCATGGTCTGGGGGGTTCGTATGGAAATGCAGTACGCAATAAGGAGCTGGCAAGGGCGTGCGTGAAGAATGGAATGGCATACGCCATCTTTAATAACCGAGGACACGACGTAGTATCGTCTTTCCGCAAGAAATTTAGCGGCAAAAACATAAGCTCCAAACACATATACGGCGGTATGGCGTTTGAGAAATTCGAGGAATGTATTTTTGACATTCGTGCGATGCTGAAGTTTCTGGAGAAGATCGGGTATCCGAAGGTCGTGCTTCTTGGGCATAGCACCGGTGCCAACAAAGTCCTTTACTATTTTTATAAGACCAAAGATAAAAGAGTGCGCGGGCTTTGTCTTGCAGGACCTCTTAGCGATATCGTCATTGAAAAGCAGAGCCTTGGAAGGAAATTTTATCAAACGCTCAAGAAAGTTAAGAAATTTGCAAAACGTAATCCCGACTCATTACTTCCGCCATCCATCACTTCCCGCATTATGACCGCGCGACGGTATTTGAGCCTGCATACGCCCGGAGGGGCCGAGGATACGTTTCCGTATGCTTACAAAGGCAGGGGATTCAGAGAATTAAAAACCATACGCATTCCGGTCTCGGTTATTCTTGGGGAAAAAGATTCGTATCTTGACCGGCCCGCGAAGGATCTTATTAAAGTATTCAAGAAGAATACGCTGCGGGCAAAAACTTTTCACGGCGTCAGCATCAAGGGAGGGGATCACAGTTATTACGGGCGGGAGCGGGAGTTTGCAAACGCAGTGACCGATTGGGCAAAAAATATTTAAGAAATAGGGATGCCGGCGTAGGGGACGAGGATGCTTCTTATTCAATCATGACTAAATTAGTCAACATTAGATAAGCCACCCCTTCTTCTGTCTATTTTTTCTCCCTTTCTTTTTTAATCATGACTAAATTAGTCAACATTAAACATAGCTACGCATGAGCGCTAAAAGAAAAATCAAAACTGTGGCGGGGAGCGCATTACATACGCCGCACACGGCGCAAACGGAGTGCGTCTTTTCTCAGGATATGACCGACAATTGGGAACGGGAATTTGTGTTTGACCAAGAGGCCGAGCAGAGAAAGTATGTCTTTATTTTTCAGGGAAAAGTTCCCGAGCGCGTAAACCTGTCTCTGCGGCTTGCGGCCCGTAATACCCGTGTGGAAGTGGTTTCGGTTTTTTTGGGGAAAGGCAATATGCGCTCAAAAATCAATTTTACGGTGTCTCACGAAGCGCCCGAAACGTTCGGCAGGATACTTTTTAAGGCGGCTCTTTTTGATGAATCGCGGGTTGATTTTGCGGGGATGCTTAAAATAGCAAAAGGGGCCGATGGCAGCGATTCATATCTTCAGGCCCGCGCCCTTTTGGTATCTTCCAAGGCCATGGCTCGGCTTGACCCGGGGCTTGAGATACTGGCCAATAACGTCAAGGCATCGCATGGAGCGACCGTTGGACGCTTGCGTGAGCAGGATGTATTCTATTTACAGAGTCGCGGACTTTCTAAGGAAGATGCAGGGCGCATGCTGGTCACCGGATTTTTTTCTGATGCCTTGCGTATGATGCCGGAGGAAGTTAACGAAAAAGTGAGTAAATTTTTGTAGTCTGTGGTCTATGGCCATGAAATATAATGCCGCAATCGTGATCATTGGTCCAACTGGCGTAGGCAAGACGGCGGTTGCGTTCGAGCTTGCAAGACGAGCGGGCAACGGAGAGGTGATAAATTTAGATACGACATTCCTTTTCAGGCATTTTCCGATCGGCACGGGGCTGGCCGATGCGCTTAAAGAAAAGGGGGTCAAGAAGCATCTCTATGAACTTCTTGAACCGGACGAAGCGGTCATCCCGGCTGCAACGTATGCTGGAATGGTGCGCGATACCTGTGCCAAGATACTATTGGGCGAAGGGTTGCCCATCATTGAAGGAGGTTCAACAACATTCTTCCCGGCTCTTTTTGACCTCAACAGCGAAGCAAAATTCTGCCAATCCCTTATCGGGCTAACTCCTGCTCCCGGCTTCGATCTCAAGGAAAACATCATCCGAAGGGTCAATGCAATGCTGGAGAAGGGGCTTCTCGATGAAATAAGGGAGGGTCTCAAAAAATATCGGGACAGTTTTATTATGAAAACCGCGTATTGCACCACTCCGTTAGTTCCTTATCTTGAAGGGAGCGTCACTCTAGAGCAGGCGAAAGAGAAGATCGTCCAAGGGTGTCTTGTGTACGCAGAGCGCCAACTGAACGTATTCAGGCAATATTTTGGGATAACGTGGCTGGAGCACGAACCGGCAAAATTATCTCAAACGGTGAGCAAGATCTTATCCCTAATGAGTACCTGATTGTTCTACGCTACTTGTATAAGGGGGTATTATGGCCTCCAGAATACAGCATCCTGCCTCGTGCATGATCATAGGATATTAAACACATGATTCCCCAAACCATCAAAAACGATTTTCCAATATTTGCCGAGCATCCGGAGCTCGTGTATTTGGACAGCACCGCAACGGCGCAAAAGCCCAAGGCCGTTATTGACGCGATATCGGAGCATTACACAAAACGCAATGCCAACGTGCATCGCGGGATATAT is a genomic window containing:
- a CDS encoding isopentenyl transferase family protein: MAMKYNAAIVIIGPTGVGKTAVAFELARRAGNGEVINLDTTFLFRHFPIGTGLADALKEKGVKKHLYELLEPDEAVIPAATYAGMVRDTCAKILLGEGLPIIEGGSTTFFPALFDLNSEAKFCQSLIGLTPAPGFDLKENIIRRVNAMLEKGLLDEIREGLKKYRDSFIMKTAYCTTPLVPYLEGSVTLEQAKEKIVQGCLVYAERQLNVFRQYFGITWLEHEPAKLSQTVSKILSLMST
- a CDS encoding Rrf2 family transcriptional regulator, whose protein sequence is MKITTRGFYAVEVMRALASWDKSLPMSIADIEEKTGIPRDYIARLLLRLKHADLAESFRGNAGGYRIAKKPKDISLVDVFTAVGEDIAPWPATPRSYKRRPLICPIHPVWQRLYTTNKSFLEKTSLTDFL
- a CDS encoding alpha/beta fold hydrolase, with amino-acid sequence MSISKKNLFSIERISTEDGLTLEGIVAKSKNRRKKMAVLFVHGLGGSYGNAVRNKELARACVKNGMAYAIFNNRGHDVVSSFRKKFSGKNISSKHIYGGMAFEKFEECIFDIRAMLKFLEKIGYPKVVLLGHSTGANKVLYYFYKTKDKRVRGLCLAGPLSDIVIEKQSLGRKFYQTLKKVKKFAKRNPDSLLPPSITSRIMTARRYLSLHTPGGAEDTFPYAYKGRGFRELKTIRIPVSVILGEKDSYLDRPAKDLIKVFKKNTLRAKTFHGVSIKGGDHSYYGREREFANAVTDWAKNI
- the sufB gene encoding Fe-S cluster assembly protein SufB is translated as MQTKVKTEEYRYGFHDTEKTLYQTAPGLSRRVVEEISHIKNEPAWMREFRLRAYDVFLAKQMPQWGGELSNIDFNNIVYYAKTADKQSRSWEDVPPQIKNTFERLGVPEAERRLFAGVGAQYDSDVIYHNVREDLEKQGVIFADTDTAVQKYPDLVKKYFGSIIPVGDNKFAALNSACWSGGSFIYVPKGVKVEMPLQAYFRINSKNFGQFERTLIIADEGSDLHYIEGCTAPVYSTDSLHAAVVEIIAHKNAHVRYTTIQNWSSNVYNLVTKRARAEEGAFVEWIDGNLGSKLTMKYPSVFMFGRGARADILSMALAGPGQHQDAGAKVVHLAPDTTSSIISKSVSFGGGRTTYRGLAKVVKGAERSRISVRCDALILDPESRSDTYPTMAIEEENVRVEHEATVSRIGEKELFYLNARGLTQIEATSMIVAGFFEPLAKVLPIDYAIELNRLIEMEMEGSVG
- a CDS encoding SufD family Fe-S cluster assembly protein, giving the protein MTDNWEREFVFDQEAEQRKYVFIFQGKVPERVNLSLRLAARNTRVEVVSVFLGKGNMRSKINFTVSHEAPETFGRILFKAALFDESRVDFAGMLKIAKGADGSDSYLQARALLVSSKAMARLDPGLEILANNVKASHGATVGRLREQDVFYLQSRGLSKEDAGRMLVTGFFSDALRMMPEEVNEKVSKFL
- the sufC gene encoding Fe-S cluster assembly ATPase SufC, translated to MTKLVNIKNLHVTVKEGAVHKTVLEGVSLQVGRGEIHALMGPNGSGKSSLAYAVMGHPLYRVTKGSITFQGKNLLVLKPEQRARLGIFLSFQEPPEVGGVALGTFLRTIAKKQPHLPNIDPLKDAPGRRLQMKEAALAMQRVKAIAPALGLQEGFFDRALNEGFSGGEKKKSEILQMLALKPKLAIIDEIDSGLDFDSLKTITASLKKAVKDGMGLVLISHYTRIFKTLKPKFVHVLKGGKIAIEGGSSMLKKLDSNGYGNLGT